A single genomic interval of Anopheles marshallii chromosome 2, idAnoMarsDA_429_01, whole genome shotgun sequence harbors:
- the LOC128718597 gene encoding thioester-containing protein 1 allele S3-like → MWQFVRSRILMLIIFIGAAHGILILGPKIIRPNQNYTVGICNFKADLSNANLIVQIKGYSGDARNVQKQTVVVQRYTCKMVNFNLPADSSAGNYTISVLGQNGFIFHMSADLVYLGKSISGLIQTNKPAFAPGDTVKFRVIVLDTALKPPAQVKTVHITVRDHDGNVIQNWPSSKLHAGVFESDLQLAPTSMIGKWNISVQVDGEELVSKTFEVKEYVLPAFDLDVTPSVIPLEAHQGLNLTIAANYHLQKPVKGLVKVEIFLEKDMLDQEKQFEVYGIRQIKLPFVEHFEVHEDQKDVFVKTTFIEQHTNRTVVKESQITVFKHAYRVQLIKETPPFRPGLPFKCALQCLYHDGTPAKGITGKVEVLEIGYETTATSDNNGLIKLELNPSDSVDSMYINFSNDDDEFYFYQRVGKENVLTNAYIKVELRSPIKLNRLLQFIITCSKPMTFFAYFVMSKGNIIDSGAIRPSNQNKYIFRLNASEEMSPKAKFIVATEVNGAVVYDYVDINFKDRRNNLIVRIDKQTAEPGQQIELQLSGRPGAYVGLAAHNKGSMYRNEDNDSFWDDIMRMYDGYGSNVENVKVDKFHSLGLFVRTFYDIKFNEAHDMAARYELQINEPIPKQESNVTSFPESWLWENVSIGRSGVHKMNATVSDTITSWYLTAFSIDPEYGLDIIKKPIQFTTVQPFYIVDNLPHSIKRYEAVELQFTLFNLLEEEYIADVTLYNVDNQMDFIGQPPEESSNLKSVRVAPMVDTPVSFLVKPRMLGEMVVRVTAMAKSTQLTDALEKVIRVTPESLVQQKTDSWFFCFDTLTNQTFLKAVEMFPNAENGSQKIEFRLNPNLHQELGRLDEQLDPSSGDGEKNMKKFGPNTAVLDYLHAIGGKETQLIDEATDLLRKGYRNQMRFRKEDGSFTVFVNRNGIVLLTAFVAKSLETASKYLKEVDTVLLEKAYDWLASKQLSSGRFDEFGFVENEDIKGGLQGGVTLTSYVVTALLENENARRKHAVVIEDTMRYLSKEVDTIEDPYELAIVTYALMLNGHHKKDAALNKLTNMSTFKYGGSEQYWETENSVETTAYALLSYVLAERYLEAIPMMYWLTKQPFVSEDFWSPQGHFLTVKALTKLAEKISPSRNKYEVHLRFENFTKHFPINSQNTDTVYSADIPVGTKSMEINVEGIGFGLLEVVYQYNLNLVHFDNRFNLDVEKQKTTSDDELQLLVCVSFMSTLIHVQSSLVKIEVTVPSGFTFDQSPINEQTTVKAIRNTEVRFGGTSVLVYYEDMDVQRNCFTVTAYRRGKVAVKSPGYVIVYDYHRPAWNAIKTYEAD, encoded by the exons ATGTGGCAGTTCGTAAGGTCACGCATATTAATGCTGATAATCTTCATAGGTGCAGCTCATGG GATATTGATTCTTGGTCCCAAGATCATTCGACCCAACCAGAACTATACGGTTGGGATCTGTAATTTTAAAGCTGATCTAAGCAACGCAAACCTGATCGTACAGATAAAAGGCTACTCGGGAGATGCTAGAAACGTTCAAAAACAGACGGTTGTCGTGCAGCGGTATACGTGCAAAATGGTCAACTTCAAT ttgcCTGCGGATTCATCAGCTGGGAATTACACAATTTCCGTTTTAGGGCAGAATGGCTTTATATTCCACATGAGCGCTGATTTGGTTTACCTCGGTAAATCCATATCCGGTTTAATACAGACCAATAAGCCCGCATTCGCGCCGGGAGATACGGTTAAATTTCGTGTGATAGTGCTAGACACTGCGCTGAAACCTCCTGCACAAGTGAAAACCGTTCACATAACAGTCCGCGATCATGATGGAAATGTGATCCAGAACTGGCCCTCGTCAAAACTACACGCAGGAGTGTTCGAAAGTGATCTACAACTCGCGCCAACATCAATGATTGGAAAGTGGAACATCTCGGTACAGGTAGACGGAGAAGAGCTCGTATcgaaaacgttcgaagtgAAGGAATATGTGTTGCCCGCGTTTGATTTAGATGTAACGCCCTCTGTTATTCCTTTGGAGGCGCATCAAGGCCTGAATCTGACGATAGCTGCTAACTACCATCTTCAAAAACCCGTGAAGGGGTTGGTCAAGGTAGAGATTTTTTTGGAGAAAGACATGCTGGACCAAGAGAAACAGTTCGAAGTGTACGGCATAAGACAGATCAAGCTACCGTTCGTTGAACACTTTGAGGTGCACGAAGATCAAAAGGATGTATTTGTAAAGACGACCTTCATCGAACAGCACACAA ATCGCACCGTAGTGAAAGAATCTCAAATCACTGTGTTCAAACATGCTTACCGTGTGCAACTGATCAAGGAAACCCCACCGTTTCGACCAGGGCTTCCATTTAAATGTGCTCTTCAATGCCTTTACCACGATGGAACACCTGCTAAAGGTATTACCGGTAAGGTGGAGGTGCTGGAAATTGGATACGAAACAACTGCAACTAGCGACAATAATGGTTTGATCAAACTGGAGTTAAACCCAAGCGACAGTGTGGATTCGATGTACATTAAC TTTtctaacgatgatgatgagttcTACTTTTACCAGCGTGTGGGCAAAGAGAATGTCTTGACAAACGCTTACATCAAAGTGGAATTAAGATCTCC CATTAAATTGAACCGTTTATTGCAATTCATAATTACCTGCAGTAAACCGATGACTTTCTTCGCGTATTTCGTAATGTCGAAAGGCAATATCATTGATTCCGGTGCAATAAGACCGAGTAATCAGAACAAATATATCTTTCGGTTGAATGCCTCGGAGGAAATGTCTCCGAAAGCGAAATTTATCGTCGCGACTGAGGTAAATGGTGCAGTCGTGTATGACTATGTGGACATCAATTTCAAGGATCGTCGTAACAAT CTTATTGTGAGAATAGATAAGCAGACAGCAGAGCCGGGTCAACAAATCGAGCTGCAGTTGTCTGGACGACCGGGAGCATACGTGGGATTAGCTGCACACAACAAAGGTTCGATGTATCGCAATGAGGATAATGATTCATTCTGGGATGACATTATGCGAATGTATGATGGATACGGCTCGAACGTTGAGAACGTGAAAGTAGATAAGTTTCAT aGCTTGGGACTGTTCGTTAGAACGTTCTATGACATCAAGTTCAATGAAGCCCACGATATGGCGGCACGTTATGAGTTGCAGATAAACGAACCGATCCCCAAGCAGGAGTCAAATGTAACAAGCTTTCCAGAGTCGTGGTTATGGGAGAACGTTTCTATTGGAAGGTCTGGAGTGCACAAGATGAATGCGACAGTGTCAGATACGATCACATCCTGGTACTTGACAGCATTCTCCATTGATCCAGAGTACGGTTTGGACATCAttaaaaaacccatccaattCACAACGGTTCAGCCGTTCTACATCGTGGACAATCTACCGCACTCGATCAAACGATATGAAGCAGTTGAGTTGCAGTTTACACTGTTCAACCTTCTTGAGGAAGAGTACATCGCTGATGTGACGTTGTACAATGTGGACAATCAGATGGATTTTATTGGACAACCTCCCGAAG AGTCAAGCAACCTCAAATCCGTCAGAGTCGCTCCAATGGTTGACACGCCGGTTTCATTTTTGGTAAAACCCCGAATGCTCGGTGAGATGGTGGTACGGGTCACGGCAATGGCCAAGTCCACACAACTAACGGACGCGCTGGAGAAAGTAATTCGAGTTACCCCAGAAAGTTTGGTTCAACAAAAGACGGATTCCTGGTTCTTCTGCTTCGATACATTGACAAATCAAACTTTCTTGAAGGCCGTAGAAATGTTTCCGAACGCTGAAAATGGTTCACAAAAGATTGAGTTCCGACTGAATC CCAACCTGCATCAAGAACTTGGTCGTTTGGATGAGCAGCTTGACCCTTCATCTGGCGATggtgaaaaaaacatgaagaaGTTTGGCCCTAACACAGCGGTGCTCGATTATTTGCATGCTATTGGTGGGAAGGAAACGCAACTAATCGATGAAGCTACCGATCTGTTGCGCAAGGGATATCGGAATCAGATGCGTTTTCGTAAGGAAGACGGTTCGTTTACTGTGTTTGTGAATAGGAATGGTATTGTGCTCCTTACCGCTTTTGTCGCAAAGTCGTTGGAAACAGCGTCGAAGTACCTGAAAGAGGTTGATACCGTTCTGTTAGAGAAGGCCTACGATTGGCTTGCTTCGAAGCAGCTCAGTTCGGGAAGGTTCGACGAGTTCGGTTTTGTGGAAAACGAAGACATAAAAGGTGGCCTGCAAGGCGGTGTCACTCTAACATCTTACGTGGTGACGGCGCTGCTAGAAAACGAGAACGCCAGAAGGAAGCACGCCGTTGTGATAGAAGATACAATGCGCTATTTAAGTAAAGAGGTTGATACTATTGAAGATCCTTACGAGCTGGCAATTGTGACCTATGCGTTGATGTTGAATGGTCATCACAAGAAAGATGCCGCACTGAACAAGCTCACCAACATGTCTACATTCAAGTATGGTGGCAGTGAACAGTACTGGGAGACAGAAAACAGTGTAGAGACAACTGCTTACGCCTTACTGTCCTACGTGCTAGCGGAGAGATATCTGGAAGCTATTCCGATGATGTACTGGTTGACGAAACAACCATTTGTTTCTGAAGACTTCTGGAGTCCTCAGGGGCACTTTTTGACAGTAAAAGCATTGACAAAGTTGGCGGAAAAAATATCTCCTTCCCGAAACAAATACGAGGTGCATCTGCGGTTCGAAAATTTTacgaaacattttcccatAAACTCGCAAAACACCGATACCGTCTACTCTGCTGATATACCGGTTGGTACCAAGTCTATGGAGATCAACGTTGAAGGAATCGGGTTTGGGTTGCTGGAGGTGGTCTATCAGTATAATTTGAACCTTGTACATTTCGACAACCGATTCAATCTAGATGTtgagaaacagaaaacaaccTCCGACGACGAGCTGCAGCTGCTGGTGTGTGTTAGCTTCATGTCGACACTAATCCATGTGCAATCGAGCTTAGTAAAGATCGAGGTGACCGTCCCCAGCGGATTTACTTTCGATCAAAGCCCGATCAATGAGCAGACTACCGTGAAAGCGATACGG AACACCGAGGTTAGATTTGGTGGCACATCCGTTCTGGTGTATTACGAAGATATGGATGTGCAACGGAACTGCTTCACCGTGACGGCTTACAGGCGGGGCAAGGTAGCTGTGAAGAGTCCAGGATATGTGATCGTGTACGATTATCACAGACCAG CTTGGAACGCCATAAAGACGTACGAAGCGGATTAA